Proteins co-encoded in one Papaver somniferum cultivar HN1 chromosome 5, ASM357369v1, whole genome shotgun sequence genomic window:
- the LOC113278748 gene encoding uncharacterized protein LOC113278748 has product MDRSWIRLKDRTSDEYVKGIQSFMVVAKNYTDAEQKILCPCRSCQNKNPKRKLDLIERHLRSNGFSPSYQVWVHHGEKLNLNDFLPHSNRQDEATSSMQHNEEPEPDEMFEMIDNLSLPIPIDNGSSGEPVERADANNDHPKVTESILGLLEEERRELHPGCSNMSSLNFLVKLMHIKVLNHMSIKAFNMVFKLLNEAFPSASIPTTFYDAKKVLNHLGLGYETIDVCKYDCDLFWKEHSKRDDCPVCSEPRYIFHQGKGKKVAQKVLRYFPLKTRLQRLFMSKHTASAMRCHKGRHKDKRVETEDILRHPADAKGWKDFDGKYEQFARDPRNVRLGLATDGFNPFGNMSNSYSMWPVILIPYNLPPWMCMKEPYIMMSLLIPGTKAPGKDIDVYLRPLIDELKELWEVGADTFDASTGKSFQMHVAIILTINDFPTFGNLSGWSTKVYKACPVCNSESSSQRLRSKIGYLGHRRFLPRGHSWRRSKQFNGKSDLRPPPKELNGYDIVNQLEEFKHVELGKNPNRKSKKRKRSVSDELNWVKKSIFFELPYWEFLRIRQA; this is encoded by the coding sequence ATGGATAGGAGTTGGATTCGGCTAAAAGATAGAACTTCCGACGAATATGTAAAAGGTATCCAGTCTTTTATGGTAGTAGCAAAGAATTACACTGATGCCGAGCAGAAAATACTATGTCCATGTCGCAGTTGTCAGAATAAAAACCCGAAACGTAAGTTAGATTTGATTGAACGACACTTGAGGTCTAACGGGTTTTCCCCGAGTTATCAAGTGTGGGTGCATCATGGTGAAAAGCTAAACCTTAATGATTTCTTACCACATTCAAATAGGCAAGATGAAGCTACCTCTAGTATGCAGCACAATGAAGAGCCCGAACCGGATGAAATGTTTGAGATGATAGATAACTTAAGTTTACCAATACCTATTGATAATGGATCTTCAGGAGAGCCCGTGGAAAGAGCTGATGCTAATAATGATCATCCAAAAGTAACTGAGTCAATTTTGGGATtattagaagaagaaaggagagAATTACACCCAGGTTGCAGCAACATGTCGTCCTTAAATTTTTTGGTTAAGTTAATGCATATTAAGGTGCTCAATCATATGAGCATTAAAGCTTTTAATATGGTGTTTAAATTATTAAATGAAGCTTTTCCTAGTGCAAGTATACCAACAACTTTTTATGATGCTAAAAAGGTTTTAAATCACTTGGGGTTGGGGTATGAAACGATTGATGTATGTAAATatgattgtgatttattttggaAGGAGCATAGTAAAAGAGATGACTGCCCTGTTTGCAGCGAGCCTAGATATATCTTTCATCAGGGTAAGGGTAAAAAAGTTGCACAGAAGGTTTTGCGTTACTTTCCCTTGAAGACTAGATTACAAAGATTATTTATGTCAAAACACACGGCATCTGCAATGCGATGTCACAAGGGTAGGCACAAGGATAAGCGCGTCGAAACAGAAGACATACTAAGACATCCAGCGGACGCTAAAGGGTGGAAAGATTTTGATGGCAAGTATGAACAGTTTGCAAGAGATCCACGTAATGTTAGGCTTGGACTCGCTACTGATGGTTTTAATCCATTTGGAAATATGAGCAACTCCTACAGCATGTGGCCGGTTATACTTATTCCGTACAATCTTCCCCCTTGGATGTGCATGAAAGAGCCATACATCATGATGTCATTACTTATTCCAGGGACCAAGGCCCCCGGAAAAGATATCGATGTGTATTTGCGGCCTTTAAtagatgaattgaaggagttatgGGAAGTTGGAGCAGATACTTTTGATGCCTCTACAGGGAAGAGTTTCCAAATGCATGTCGCAATCATTTTAACTATAAACGACTTTCCAACGTTTGGGAATTTATCTGGTTGGAGTACCAAAGTGTACAAGGCATGTCCAGTATGTAATTCTGAATCATCATCTCAACGTTTGAGGAGTAAAATAGGTTACTTGGGTCATCGTCGCTTCTTGCCTCGTGGTCACTCGTGGAGAAGGAGCAAGCAGTTTAATGGTAAGAGTGATCTTCGACCTCCACCTAAAGAATTGAATGGATATGATATTGTAAACCAGTTAGAGGAATTCAAACATGTTGAGCTAGGAAAAAACCCAAATCGTAAAAGTAAAAAAAGAAAGCGTAGTGTCAGTGACGAGCTAAATTGGGTAAAAAAGAGTATCTTCTTTGAGTTGCCATATTGGGAATTTCTTAGAATAAGACAAGCTTGA